One genomic window of Hemitrygon akajei chromosome 1, sHemAka1.3, whole genome shotgun sequence includes the following:
- the utp23 gene encoding rRNA-processing protein UTP23 homolog — MKIKRQKTARKLISFYKHNYGFREPFQILFDGTFCQAALKNKIQIKEQIPKYLMGEVQLCTTSCVLKELESLGKELYGAKLIAQRFQVRNCSHFKNPESASACLLSMVKDNNPHHYFVATQDPQLTMKIKNLPGVPLLYIIQNTIVLEKPSSKSIAELPSLHSQQFVPVHQQQTIQHLKEQQGLVKESEPQLKKRKRKGGPNPLSCLKKKVKPPQQPANEKKKRRSRKRRRTAQSSNSGVEISV, encoded by the exons ATGAAAATTAAACGACAGAAAACCGCAAGAAAACTTATTTCGTTTTATAAACATAACTATGGCTTCCGAGAACCTTTCCAGATCCTTTTTGACGGGACTTTTTGTCAAGCCGCGCTGAAAAATAAAATTCAGATCAAAGAACAGATACCCAAGTATCTGATGGGAGAGGTACAGCTGTGCACGACTTC TTGTGTCCTGAAAGAGCTGGAATCTCTTGGGAAGGAATTATATGGTGCCAAATTGATAGCTCAACGATTTCAAGTTAGAAACTGCAGTCATTTCAAAAACCCTGAAAGTGCCTCAGCTTGTCTTTTGTCGATGGTTAAAGACAATAATCCTCATCACTACTTTGTGGCCACGCAG GATCCACAGTTAACAATGAAAATTAAGAATTTGCCAGGAGTCCCTCTGCTGTACATTATACAGAACACTATAGTCTTGGAGAAGCCTTCTTCCAAATCAATCGCAGAGCTACCTTCACTGCACAGTCAGCAGTTTGTCCCTGTACACCAGCAGCAGACTATCCAACATTTGAAAGAACAGCAGGGCCTTGTGAAGGAATCTGAACCCCAGCTGAAGAAACGCAAAAGAAAAGGAGGCCCTAATCCGCTCAGTTGTCTTAAAAAGAAAGTGAAACCACCACAACAGCCAGCTAATGAGAAAAAGAAAAGGAGATCGAGGAAGAGAAGGAGAACAGCTCAATCAAGCAACAGCGGAGTAGAAATTTCTGTGTAA